AGGGCGTGGACCGGGAGCGGATGCCGCCGCCCAAGAAGGAGCGCGACCCCATCGCCGATGCCCTGGAGATGATGGTCTACGGCCTCTACATCGTCGGCTCGCGGAAGGGCGACGAAGTGAACGGCATGATGGCCGACTGGGTGATGCAGGTCTCCTTCCGTCCGCGGCTGGTGCTGGTGGCCCTGGAGCGGGACGCCCGCACCCTGGAGAACGTGCGCGCCAGCGGCGCCTTCACCGTCAACATGCTGGGCACCGAGGAGGCCGATATCGAGCTGGCCCGCAGGTTCGCACAGCCTTACTACGCCGCCAAGGTGGAGGGCCGTCCCGAGGAAGAGGCGGCCAAGGTCTACCGCAAACTGGAGGGCATACCTTACTCTCGCAGCCGCAGCGGCTGCCCCGTCCTCGACCAGGCGGTGGCCTGGCTGGAGTGCCAGGTGGAGCAGGAGGTGGAGGCCGGCGACCACGTGCTGGTCATCGGGCGGGTGGTGGACGGCGATGTGCGCCGCTACGGCCCCATACTCAGCTCCGAGGTGACGGGCTGGACGTATTCGGGCTAGGGGCCGCTAGATGCTGTGTCGGTCTGTAAACGGTCAAAAAAGCTCGTTTGCCACCGCAACATATTGACTTCTTGTTCCTCGCTTAAATAATCTATCTGCACTCGACCCGTGGCTGAGTGGGCACGGGGCCCCTGTAGAGATCGAGGGGTAGAACAACCCTCTATGGACCCATCGGTCTTCACCTGCAGCGGAAGAGGCGGGCAGCAGTCGCACGAGGGGCGTGGGGAGGGGTGGCGGATGTGAGCCTATACTATGTCATCTGCTGCCAGGCCATACCCGGAGAAGAGGAGAATCTGGACGATTTCCTCAACCACCGGGCGGTGCCGTTCTGGGTCTCCCAGCCAGGCGTGAGGGCTGTCCAGATCCTGGGCACCCTCCTCAGCGACGAATCACGACGCCTCATCATCGTGGAGGTGGCCGACCTGGAGGACCTAGAGCGCATTCAGGCGCAGCGGGAGCATCGGCATCTGCGGCGAGAGTTGCTGGGCTACGTTGCCCAGGCCAGTTCCCACATCTACTACACGGTGGCTTTCGTGTCGGCCCCCTAGAGGACGTCCAGGTCGGGCTCCTCCAGCAGCGCCTTCAGACGCCGCACCTGCCACAGGTGCTCCAGGTCGTGCTGGGCCAGCTCCCGCACCACCTGGGTCACGGTGAGGTCCCCGCGCAAGGGGTGATGGCAGGGGCGGTGCCACTCTTCGTCCGTCAATGACCACAGAAGGTGGAGGAGGCGGCGACGCAGGCTGGCCATCTCCTCCAGCAGGTCGCCGGCGTCCTCGTCCTGGTAGCCACGCTCCTGGGGCAGGGGATCGATGTCACGGTGGGGCAGGGGACGTCCCGCCAGGGCTGCCTGGACCTGCTCCAGGGCCAGGGCCTGGACGTCGCGCAGGTGGCCCAGCACCTCCTTCAGGCTCCACTCGTCGGGCGAGGGCCGGAAGGCCAGGGCCGCCTCTCCCAGCTCCAGCAGCTCCTCCAGGAGCTGGTCGCCGGCCTCCCGCAGGGCCTTGAGCAGGAACTCCCGCTCTCCATTCATCCCGAGGCCATTGTAGGCCCTGCTGGCGTCGGTGCTGGAGGGGCCTTCAGGAGGCGGCGCGCAGGCCGGCCAGGGTGGCGGCGGCGGCCAGGGGATCGCGCTCCCAGGGAAGGGAGAGCTGCTGGGGGGCCTCCTCGTGGCGGCGGGCCCAGAGGGCGCGGGCGGCGGCGCGGTCGGCCAGATAACGGCCGTCCAGGAGGATGAAGGGGAGGGCACGGCCCACCACCACCCCCAGGCCTCGCAGCTCCTCCAGGCTGCGAATGGCGCCCTGGCGTCGGCGCTGGAGGATACGCCTGGCGCTCTCGGGGCCGATGCCCGGCACCCGCAGCAGCCACTCCCGCGGCGCCCGGTTCACCTCGACCGGGAACAGCTCGGGATGCCGCAGCGCCCAGGCCAGCTTGGGGTCCATGCCCTGGGGGAGGGAGCCGTCGGCGGCGAAGGGAAGCTCCTCCAGGCGGAAGCCATAGAAGCGCAGCAGCCAGTCGGCCTGGTAGAGGCGGTGCTCCCGCAGCTTGGGGGCGGGCGGGGCCAGCACCTCGCCGCAAACGGGATGATAGGCGCTGTAGTAGACTCGCCGCATCCCCAGCTCGTCGTAGAGCCACTGGGTGGTGGTCAAAATGTCGCGGTCGCTGTCGCCGGCCGCGCCCACCACCATCTGGGTTATCTGGCCGGCGCGCAGCTTCTCGGGGTGCCTGGCCTGCAGGCGCTTCACCTCCTGCATGGGGGCCACCAGGTGATGCCAGAAGTCCTTACTGGGGGCGATACGTTCCAGGTGCTGTGGCGTGGGCGCCTCCAGGTTGATGCTCACCCGGTCGGCCAGCTCGAAAGCGCGACGGATGTAATCGGGCGACTGGCCGGGCATGATCTTCAGGTGGATGTAGCCGCGGTAGCGGTAGCGCTCCCGCAGCAGCTCCACGGTCTCGATCAGCTTCTCGGCGGTGCGGTCGGGCCCTCCAGCCACGCCGGAGCTGAGAAAGAGGCCGGCCACCATGCCCCGCTCGTGCATCTGCATGAAGGTGCGGGCCAGCTCCTCGGGCCTGAAGGAGGCGCGAGGGGCGTCGCGGTGGCGGTTGATGGCGCAGTAGCGACAGTCCAGCTCGCAGACGTTGGTGCGCAGGACGCGCAGAAGGGGCACGCGGCGGCCACGGGCAGAGGCCCAGTACACCCCGGCGGCGCCGGGGGCCTGGCGCATCTGGGGCGAGTGGGCGGGCGAACGGGGCACCCCCTCCTCGTCCAGGTCCTCGGTCCCGCCCAGAAGCTGTAGCTTCTCTTGGGTGTCCACGGCCTAGGCCCTTTTTAGCACAGATATTCTAATCGTCCCGTCGGGAGGGCACAAGTTCCCCCTGGCACGGGAAGGCGGCGTGGGGACAAAATGGGAGCGGCATGTCCAGGGCAATGGCCTTTCGGGACCTGTGCCGGCAGGTAGCTGCCTGCCGCGACTGTCCGGCCATGCGTCACGTGCATGTGCTGGGGGAGTCCAACGGCCCGCTGGAGGCGCGGGCCATCTTCGTGGGAGAGGCTCCGGGCAGGTTGGGGGCCGCCCGCACCGGCGTCCCCTTCACCAGCGACCAGTCGGGGCGGCGTTTCCAGGAGCTGCTCTCCCTGGCGGGACTGACACGAGAGGAGGTCTTCGTCACCAATGCCGTCCTCTGCCACCCCGACGGCGGAGGACGCAACCGCCGCCCGTCGCGACGGGAGGTGCGGGCCTGTTCTCGCTGGCTCTCGGCCCAGCTGGAGCTGGTGGAGGCGCCGCTGGTGGTGACGCTGGGGGAGGTGGCGCTGGAGGCTCTGCGGCTGGTCTCGCCCCACCCCTACGTCCTGCGGCGGCACGTGGGGCAGGCCGTGCCCTGGGCAGGTCGGACACTGTTTCCCCTCTACCACCCGTCGCCGCGGGCGGCCAACCACCGGCCGCCGGCCCAGCAGGCCGAAGACTTCCGTCGCCTCGGCGAGTTCGTGAAGTCATTCACGCGTCGTTGACCCTGCCCTGGCCCGCTCTCCATAATGGGTCTTGCCGATGAATGCCGACGCCCTGCCCTACACCTTGCTACTGGTCCTGACCGAGCTGGCGGTCGGGGGCCTGTGGGTGCTGTGGGGCGCCCATGTGCGGGGCCACGTGGCCCGCAGCTTCGTCCAGTTCTCGTCCTTCCTGGTGGCGGTGGTGGCGGCGCTGGCCCTGCTGGCCGCCTTGAAGGTCTCGGTGCCGGCCGAGGTGGACGGCTACGCCCTGGACGGCGCCTTCATGGGCCCGGCGCGGCTGCTGCTGGCGGTGGCCCTGGGCCTGGCGACGGCCTACTCCCTGGCCACCCTGACCCCTGGCCGACTGCCCGCCCTGGCCCTGGGCGGAGCCGCTTCCCTGGCCGGCCT
This region of Dehalococcoidia bacterium genomic DNA includes:
- a CDS encoding DinB family protein, which gives rise to MNGEREFLLKALREAGDQLLEELLELGEAALAFRPSPDEWSLKEVLGHLRDVQALALEQVQAALAGRPLPHRDIDPLPQERGYQDEDAGDLLEEMASLRRRLLHLLWSLTDEEWHRPCHHPLRGDLTVTQVVRELAQHDLEHLWQVRRLKALLEEPDLDVL
- a CDS encoding flavin reductase family protein, with protein sequence MDRERMPPPKKERDPIADALEMMVYGLYIVGSRKGDEVNGMMADWVMQVSFRPRLVLVALERDARTLENVRASGAFTVNMLGTEEADIELARRFAQPYYAAKVEGRPEEEAAKVYRKLEGIPYSRSRSGCPVLDQAVAWLECQVEQEVEAGDHVLVIGRVVDGDVRRYGPILSSEVTGWTYSG
- a CDS encoding uracil-DNA glycosylase, which encodes MSRAMAFRDLCRQVAACRDCPAMRHVHVLGESNGPLEARAIFVGEAPGRLGAARTGVPFTSDQSGRRFQELLSLAGLTREEVFVTNAVLCHPDGGGRNRRPSRREVRACSRWLSAQLELVEAPLVVTLGEVALEALRLVSPHPYVLRRHVGQAVPWAGRTLFPLYHPSPRAANHRPPAQQAEDFRRLGEFVKSFTRR
- a CDS encoding putative DNA modification/repair radical SAM protein, whose translation is MDTQEKLQLLGGTEDLDEEGVPRSPAHSPQMRQAPGAAGVYWASARGRRVPLLRVLRTNVCELDCRYCAINRHRDAPRASFRPEELARTFMQMHERGMVAGLFLSSGVAGGPDRTAEKLIETVELLRERYRYRGYIHLKIMPGQSPDYIRRAFELADRVSINLEAPTPQHLERIAPSKDFWHHLVAPMQEVKRLQARHPEKLRAGQITQMVVGAAGDSDRDILTTTQWLYDELGMRRVYYSAYHPVCGEVLAPPAPKLREHRLYQADWLLRFYGFRLEELPFAADGSLPQGMDPKLAWALRHPELFPVEVNRAPREWLLRVPGIGPESARRILQRRRQGAIRSLEELRGLGVVVGRALPFILLDGRYLADRAAARALWARRHEEAPQQLSLPWERDPLAAAATLAGLRAAS